Proteins encoded by one window of Gambusia affinis linkage group LG17, SWU_Gaff_1.0, whole genome shotgun sequence:
- the sptan1 gene encoding spectrin alpha chain, non-erythrocytic 1 isoform X4, protein MDTVGVKVLETAEDIQERRQQVLDRYRRFKELSMVRRQKLEDSYRFQFFRRDADELEKWIQEKLQIASDENYKDPSNLQGKLQKHQAFEAEVQANAAAIIELDKTGNLMITEGHFAAETIRSRLEELHRLWDLLLQKTKEKGMRLLQAQKLLQYLRECEDALDWISDKEAIVTSEELGQDLEHVELLQKKFEEFQTDLAAHEERVNEVNQLAGKLIQEAHPENELIVRKQEEVNAAWQRLKGLALQRQTRLFGSAEVQRFNRDVDETISWIKEKEQLMASDDFGRDLASVQALLRKQEGLERDLAALKDKVNTLGGDAERLQQTHPQNASQIHLKKDELITNWEQIQTLAAERHARLNDSYHLQRFTADFRDLTSWVTEMKALINADELANDVAGAEALLDRHQEHKGEIDAHEDSFRATDEAGQALLTAGHYASEEVKEKLGILAQEKESLLELWEVRRQQYEQCMDLQLFYRDTEQVDNWMSKQEAFLLNEDLGDSLDSVEALLKKHEDFEKSLSAQEEKITALDEFATKLIQNSHYAKEDVATRRDALLNRRNALHERAQARRAALEDSFHLQQFFRDSDELKSWINEKMKTATDESYKDPSNLQGKVQKHQAFEAELSANQSRIDALQKSGQELLDRKHYASAEVTARMEDVSAQWKKLLEATELKGIKLREANQQQQFNRNVEDIELWLYEVEGHLASDDYGKDLTSVQNLQKKHALLEADVAAHQDRIDGITIQARQFQEAGHFDADNIQKKQEALVVRYEALREPMAARKQKLSDSLRLQQLFRDVEDEETWIREKEPIASSTNRGKDLIGVQNLLKKHQALQAEITGHEPRIKAVTQKGETMVEEGHFAGEEVKAKLGELHGRWDTLKGKAGQRRQDLEDSLQAQQYFADANEAESWMREKEPIVGSPDYGKDEDSAEALLKKHEALMSDLTAYGSSIQALKEQAQSCRQQVAPTDDETGKELVLALYDYQEKSPREVTMKKGDILTLLNSTNKDWWKVEVNDRQGFVPAAYVKKLDPTQSSSRENLLDEHGSIAARQEQIENQYGTLLELGEKRKDMLEKSCKKFMLFRESNELQQWIHEKESALTNEEVGSDLEQVEVLQKKFDDFQKDLKANESRLRDINKVASELESEGLMAEEAPTLQAQQQELLGSALGKDESDSKTASPWKTVRLGVQTTANFNTIKELNNRWRSLQQLAEDRSNMLGSAHEVQRFHRDADETKEWIEEKNQALNTDNYGHDLASVQALQRKHEGFERDLAALGDKVKSLGEMAERLIQSHPEAVDDIQEKCTELNTAWSSLVGRADQRKEKLGNSHDLQRFLSDFRDLMSWINGIRGLVSSEELAKDVTGAEALLERHQEHRTEIDARAGTFQAFEQFGQQLLARGHYASPDIQQKLKALDQERADLEKAWVQRRMMLDQCLELQLFNRDCEQAENWMAAREAFLASDDKGDSLDSVEALIKKHEDFDKAINVQEEKIAALQSFADQLIGADHYAKPEIYNRRNEVLDRWRRLKAQMIEKRSKLGESQTLQQFSRDVDEIEAWISEKLQTATDESYKDPTNIQLSKLLSKHQKHQAFEAELHANADRIKGVIDTGNALIQRGACAGSEDAVKARLNALDEQWQFLVNKSAEKSQKLKEANKQQNFNTGIKDFDFWLSEVEALLASEDYGKDLASVNNLLKKHQLLEADISAHEDRLKDLNGQADSLMASNAFDTSQVKDKRDAVNGRFAKIKSMAAGRRAKLNESHRLHQFFRDLDDEESWIKEKKLLVGSEDYGRDLTGVQNLRKKHKRLEAELAAHEPAIQSVLDTGKKLSDDNTIGQEEIQQRLAQFVDHWKELKDLSGARGKRLEESLEYQQFVANVEEEEAWINEKLNLVGSEDYGDTLAAVQGLLKKHEAFETDFTVHRDRVSDVCANGEELIKKNNHHVDNISAKMAALRGKVSELERAAAQRKAKLDENSAFLQFNWKADVVESWIGEKENSLKTDDYGRDLSSVQTLLTKQETFDAGLQAFQQEGITNITALKDQLLAAQHVQSKAIEARHAALIKRWNQLLSNSAARKKKLLEAQEHFRKVEDLFLTFAKKASAFNSWFENAEEDLTDPVRCNSLEEIRALREAHEAFRSSLSSAQTDFNQLAELDQQIKSYQVASNPYTWFTMEALEETWRNLQKIIKERELELQKEQRRQEENDKLRQEFAQHANAFHQWLQETRTYLLDGSCMVEESGTLESQLEATKRKHQEIRAMRSQLKKIEDLGAAMEEALILDNKYTEHSTVGLAQQWDQLDQLGMRMQHNLEQQIQARNTTGVTEEALKEFSMMFKHFDKEKSGRLNHQEFKSCLRSLGYDLPMVEEGEPDPEFEAILDTVDPNRDGNVSLQEYMAFMISRETENVKSSEEIESAFRALSAENKPYVTKEELYQNLTKEQADYCLSHMKPYLDSKGRELPSAFDFVEFTRSLFVN, encoded by the exons ATGGACACAGTCGGAGTCAAAGTGCTGGAAACGGCCGAAGACATCCAGGAGCGCCGGCAGCAGGTTCTGGACCGGTACCGGCGCTTCAAGGAGCTGTCCATGGTCCGGCGCCAGAAGCTGGAGGATTCGTACCGGTTCCAGTTCTTCCGCCGGGACGCTGACGAGTTGGAGAAATGGATCCAGGAGAAGCTGCAGATCGCCTCCGACGAGAACTACAAGGACCCGTCCAACCTGCAG GGGAAGCTGCAGAAGCACCAGGCGTTCGAGGCCGAGGTCCAGGCCAACGCGGCGGCCATCATCGAACTGGACAAGACGGGGAACCTGATGATCACCGAGGGACACTTCGCCGCCGAGACCATCCGG AGCCgcctggaggagctgcaccgCCTGTGggacctgctgctgcagaagaCCAAGGAGAAGGGCATGCGGCTGCTGCAGGCCCAGAAACTGCTGCAGTACCTGCGGGAGTGTGAAGACGCTCTGGACTGGATCAGCGACAAg GAGGCCATCGTGACCTCTGAGGAGCTGGGTCAGGACCTGGAGCACGTGGAGCTCCTGCAGAAGAAGTTTGAGGAGTTCCAGACGGACCTGGCGGCTCATGAGGAGCGCGTGAACGAGGTGAACCAGCTGGCTGGGAAGCTGATCCAGGAGGCGCACCCAGAGAACGAGCTGATCGTCAGGAAGCAGGAGGAGGTGAACGCGGCCTGGCAGCGCCTGAAGGGCCTGGCCCTGCAGAGGCAGACCCGGCTGTTCGGCTCGGCCGAGGTGCAGCGCTTCAACAG GGATGTGGATGAGACCATCAGCTGGATCAAGGAGAAGGAGCAGCTGATGGCGTCCGATGACTTTGGGCGGGACTTGGCCAGCGTTCAGGCTCTGCTGAGGAAACAAGAGGGTCTGGAGCGAGACCTGGCCGCTCTGAAGGACAAG GTGAACACTCTGGGTGGGGACGCCGAGCGCCTGCAGCAGACCCATCCTCAGAACGCTTCCCAGATCCACCTGAAGAAAGATGAACTCATCACCAACTGGGAGCAGATCCAGACGCTGGCTGCTGAGCGCCACGCCCGCCTCAACGACTCCTACCA TCTGCAGCGTTTCACCGCTGACTTCAGGGATCTGACCAGCTGGGTGACAGAGATGAAGGCTCTGATCAACGCCGACGAGCTGGCCAACGACGTGGCCGGAGCCGAGGCGCTGCTGGACCGGCACCAGGAGCACAAG GGGGAAATTGATGCCCACGAGGACAGCTTCAGGGCCACAGATGAAGCTGGTCAGGCCCTGCTCACTGCAGGACACTACGCCTCCGAGGAGGTCAAGGAGAAG ctggGGATCCTGGCCCAAGAGAAGGAGTCCCTCCTGGAGCTGTGGGAGGTCCGCCGGCAGCAGTACGAACAGTGCATGGACTTGCAGCTGTTCTACAGGGACACGGAGCAGGTGGACAACTGGATGAGCAAGCAGGAG GCTTTCCTTCTGAACGAAGACCTGGGAGACTCCCTGGACAGCGTGGAAGCTCTGCTGAAGAAACACGAGGACTTTGAGAAATCTCTTAGCGCTCAGGAGGAGAAGATCACG GCCCTGGATGAATTTGCCACCAAGCTGATCCAGAACAGCCACTATGCTAAGGAGGATGTGGCAACGCGCAGAGACGCT CTCCTCAACCGCAGGAACGCCCTGCATGAGCGCGCTCAAGCCCGCCGGGCCGCCCTGGAGGACTCCTTCCACCTGCAGCAGTTCTTCAGGGATTCTGATGAGCTGAAGAGTTGGATCAACGAGAAAATGAAGACTGCTACAGATGAGTCCTACAAg GACCCGTCCAACCTGCAGGGGAAGGTGCAGAAACACCAGGCCTTCGAGGCCGagctgtcagccaatcagagccgcATCGACGCCCTGCAGAAGTCTGGCCAGGAGCTGCTGGACAGGAAGCACTACGCCTCCGCTGAGGTCACCGCCCGCATGGAAGATGTTAGCGCGCAGTGGAAGAAGCTGCTGGAGGCCACAGAGCTCAAAG GTATCAAGCTGCGGGAGgccaaccagcagcagcagttcaaCAGGAACGTGGAGGACATTGAGCTCTGGCTCTATGAGGTCGAAGGTCACTTGGCCTCTGACGACTACGGGAAAGACTTGACGAGCGTCCAGAACCTGCAGAAGAAGCATGCCCTGCTGGAGGCCGACGTGGCCGCTCACCAG GATCGGATCGACGGGATCACCATCCAGGCTCGGCAGTTCCAGGAGGCCGGCCACTTTGACGCAGACAACATCCAGAAGAAGCAGGAGGCTCTGGTGGTTCGCTATGAAGCTCTACGGGAGCCGATGGCGGCTCGCAAGCAGAAGCTGTCTGACTCGCTGCGCCTGCAGCAGCTCTTCAGGGACGTGGAGGACGAGGAGACCTGGATCAGGGAGAAGGAGCCCATCGCTTCGTCCACCAACAGAG GTAAAGACCTTATTGGAGTCCAGAACCTGCTGAAGAAGCACCAGGCTCTGCAGGCTGAGATCACAGGTCATGAGCCTCGGATCAAAGCCGTGACCCAGAAAGGAGAGACCATGGTGGAAGAAG GTCACTTTGCCGGGGAGGAGGTGAAGGCCAAGCTGGGGGAGTTGCATGGACGTTGGGACACCCTGAAGGGCAAGGCGGGCCAGAGGAGGCAGGACCTGGAGGACTCCCTGCAGGCCCAGCAGTACTTTGCCGACGCCAACGAGGCCGAGTCCTGGATGAGGGAGAAGGAGCCCATCGTCGGTAGCCCGGACTACGGGAAGGATGAGGATTCAGCTGAG GCACTGCTGAAGAAGCACGAGGCCCTGATGTCAGACCTGACGGCGTACGGCAGCAGCATCCAGGCTCTGAAGGAGCAGGCCCAGTCCTGCAGG caacaagtggCTCCGACTGATGACGAGACTGGGAAGGAGCTGGTTCTGGCTCTGTACGACTATCAGGAGAAAAGTCCGCGCGAAGTGACTATGAAGAAGGGGGACATTCTGACCCTGCTCAACAGCACCAACAAG GACTGGTGGAAGGTGGAGGTGAACGACCGGCAGGGCTTCGTTCCGGCCGCCTATGTGAAGAAGTTGGACCCGACTCAGTCGTCCTCCAGGGAGAACCTGCTGGACGAGCATGGCAGCATCGCAGCTCGACAGGAACAGATTGAGAACCA GTACGGCACGCTGCTGGAGCTGGGGGAGAAGAGGAAGGACATGCTGGAGAAGAGCTGCAAGAAGTTCATGCTGTTCCGCGAATCCAACGAGCTCCAGCAGTGGATCCACGAGAAGGAGAGCGCCCTGACCAACGAGGAGGTCGGCTCGGACCTGGAGCAGGTCGAGGTTCTGCAGAAGAAGTTCGACGACTTCCAGAAG GACCTGAAGGCCAACGAGTCCCGGCTGAGGGACATCAACAAGGTGGCGTCGGAGCTGGAGTCTGAAGGCCTGATGGCGGAGGAGGCTCCCACGCTCCAGGCCCAG caaCAGGAGCTGCTGGGATCCGCTCTGGGAAAG GACGAGTCCGACTCCAAGACGGCTTCGCCCTGGAAG acCGTACGACTGGGTGTCCAAACAACGGCTAACTTTAATACCATCAAG GAGCTGAACAACCGCTGGCGCTCGCTGCAGCAGCTGGCCGAGGACCGCAGCAACATGCTGGGCAGCGCCCACGAGGTGCAGCGCTTCCACAG GGACGCCGACGAAACCAAGGAGTGGATCGAGGAGAAGAACCAGGCGCTGAACACGGACAACTACGGCCACGACCTGGCCAGCGTCCAGGCGCTGCAGCGCAAACACGAAGGCTTCGAGAGAGACCTGGCGGCGCTGGGCGATAAG GTGAAGTCTCTGGGCGAGATGGCGGAGCGTCTGATCCAGTCGCACCCGGAGGCTGTGGACGACATCCAGGAGAAATGCACGGAGCTGAACACGGCGTGGAGCAGCCTGGTGGGCCGCGCCGACCAGCGCAAGGAGAAGCTGGGCAACTCCCACGACCTGCAGCGCTTCCTGTCCGACTTCAG GGATCTGATGTCGTGGATCAACGGGATCCGGGGCCTGGTGTCGTCCGAGGAGCTGGCTAAAGACGTGACGGGCGCCGAGGCGCTGCTGGAGCGCCACCAG GAGCACCGGACGGAGATCGACGCGCGGGCCGGGACCTTCCAGGCCTTCGAGCAGTTCGGCCAGCAGCTGCTGGCGCGCGGCCACTACGCCAGCCCCGACATCCAGCAGAAGCTGAAGGCTCTGGACCAGGAGCGCGCCGACCTGGAGAAGGCCTGGGTTCAGCGCCGCATGATGCTGGACCAGTGCCTGGAGCTGCAG CTCTTCAACCGGGACTGTGAGCAGGCCGAGAACTGGATGGCGGCGCGGGAAGCCTTCCTGGCCAGCGACGACAAGGGCGACTCGCTGGACAGCGTGGAGGCGCTCATCAAGAAGCACGAGGACTTCGACAAGGCCATCAACGTCCAG gaggagaagatCGCCGCCCTGCAGTCCTTTGCCGACCAGCTGATCGGAGCCGATCATTACGCCAAGCCAGAGATCTACAACCGCCGCAACGAGGTTCTGGACAG GTGGCGCCGGCTGAAGGCCCAGATGATCGAGAAGCGCTCCAAGCTGGGCGAGTCCCAGACGCTGCAGCAGTTCAGTCGGGACGTGGACGAGATCGAGGCCTGGATCAGCGAGAAGCTGCAGACCGCCACCGACGAGTCCTACAAGGATCCCACCAACATCcag CTGTCCAAGCTGCTG AGCAAACATCAGAAGCACCAGGCGTTTGAGGCGGAGCTGCACGCCAACGCCGACCGGATCAAAGGAGTCATCGACACGGGGAACGCCCTGATCCAGAGGGGAGCCTGCGCCGGCAGCGAGGACGCCGTCAAG GCGCGGCTCAACGCTCTGGACGAGCAGTGGCAGTTCCTGGTCAACAAATCGGCAGAGAAGAGTCAGAAGCTGAAGGAGGCCAACAAGCAGCAGAACTTCAACACCGGCATCAAGGACTTTGACTTCTGGCTGTCTGAG GTCGAAGCTCTTCTGGCCTCCGAGGATTACGGCAAAGACCTGGCTTCGGTCAACAACCTGCTGAAGAAGCACCAGCTGCTGGAGGCCGACATCTCTGCTCACGAG GACCGTCTGAAGGACCTGAACGGCCAGGCCGACAGCCTGATGGCCAGCAACGCCTTCGACACGTCGCAGGTCAAGGACAAGCGCGACGCCGTCAACGGCCGCTTCGCCAAGATCAAGAGCATGGCCGCCGGCCGCCGCGCCAAGCTCAACGAGTCGCACCGCCTGCACCAGTTCTTCCGGGACCTGGACGACGAGGAGTCCTGGATCAA GGAGAAGAAGCTGTTGGTCGGATCGGAGGATTACGGACGTGATTTGACGGGAGTTCAGAACCTGAGGAAGAAGCATAAGAGGCTGGAAGCCGAACTGGCAGCGCATGAGCCGGCTATCCAG TCTGTGCTGGACACCGGGAAGAAGCTGTCTGACGACAACACCATCGGTCAGGAGGAGATCCAGCAGAGGCTGGCCCAGTTCGTGGACCACTGGAAGGAGCTGAAGGATTTATCTGGAgccag AGGGAAGAGGCTGGAAGAGTCGCTGGAATACCAGCAGTTTGTGGCGAacgtggaggaggaggaagcttGGATCAACGAGAAGTTGAACCTGGTTGGGAGCGAGGATTACGGAGACACGCTGGCGGCGGTGCAG GGCCTGCTGAAGAAACACGAAGCGTTTGAGACGGACTTCACGGTCCACCGGGATCGGGTCAGCGACGTCTGCGCCAACGGAGAGGAGCTCATCAAGAAG AACAACCACCATGTGGACAACATCAGcgccaagatggccgccctgagAGGGAAGGTGTCGGAGCTGGAGCGGGCGGCGGCCCAGAGGAAGGCCAAGCTGGACGAGAACTCGGCCTTCCTGCAGTTCAACTGGAAGGCCGACGTGGTGGAGTCCTGGATCG GTGAGAAGGAGAACAGCCTGAAGACGGACGACTACGGCAGAGACCTGTCCTCGGTCCAGACGCTGCTCACCAAACAG GAGACGTTTGACGCCGGCCTGCAGGCCTTCCAGCAGGAAGGAATCACCAACATCACGGCGCTGAAGGACCAGCTGCTGGCCGCCCAGCACGTCCAGTCCAAGGCCATCGAGGCGCGGCACGCCGCCCTCATCAAGCGCTGGAACCAGCTGCTGTCCAACTCGGCGGCGCGGAAGAAGAAGCTGCTGGAGGCGCAGGAACATTTCCGCAAGGTGGAGGATCTCTTCCTGACCTTCGCCAAGAAGGCCTCGGCCTTCAACAGCTGGTTCGAGAACGCCGAGGAGGACCTGACCGACCCGGTCCGCTGCAACTCCCTGGAGGAGATCCGGGCGCTGCGCGAGGCCCACGAGGCGTTCCGCTCGTCGCTGAGCTCGGCCCAAACCGACTTCAACCAGCTGGCCGAGCTGGACCAGCAGATCAAGAGCTACCAGGTGGCGTCCAACCCCTACACCTGGTTCACCATGGAGGCCCTGGAGGAGACCTGGAGGAACCTGCAGAAGATCATCAAG GAGAGAGAGCTGGAGCTGCAGAAGGAGCAGAGGAGGCAGGAGGAGAACGACAAGCTGCGGCAGGAGTTCGCTCAGCACGCCAACGCCTTCCACCAGTGGCTGCAGGAGACCAG GACGTATCTTCTGGACGG GTCCTGCATGGTGGAAGAGTCTGGAACCCTGGAGTCTCAGCTGGAGGCCACCAAG CGGAAGCACCAGGAGATCCGGGCGATGCGCAGCCAGCTGAAGAAGATCGAGGATCTGGGGGCGGCCATGGAGGAAGCTCTGATCCTGGACAACAAATACACGGAGCACAGCACCGTGGGGCTGGCCCAGCAGTGGGACCAACTGGACCAGCTGGGCATGAGGATGCAGCACAACCTGGAGCAGCAGATCCAGGCCCG AAACACGACCGGCGTGACGGAGGAGGCGCTGAAGGAGTTCAGCATGATGTTCAA GCACTTCGACAAGGAGAAGTCGGGCCGCCTGAACCACCAGGAGTTCAAGTCGTGTCTGCGCTCGCTGGGCTACGACCTTCCCATGGTGGAGGAAGGAGAACCCGACCCGGAGTTTGAGGCCATCCTGGACACGGTGGACCCCAACCG GGACGGGAACGTGTCGCTGCAGGAGTACATGGCCTTCATGATCAGCCGGGAGACGGAGAACGTCAAGTCGAGCGAGGAGATCGAGAGCGCCTTCCGGGCGCTGAGCGCCGAGAACAAACCCTACGTCACCAAGGAGGAGCTGTACCAG AACCTGACCAAGGAGCAGGCCGACTACTGCCTCTCGCACATGAAGCCGTACCTGGACAGCAAGGGCCGCGAGCTGCCGTCGGCGTTTGACTTCGTGGAGTTCACGCGCTCGCTGTTCGTCAACTGA